Proteins encoded together in one Kitasatospora albolonga window:
- a CDS encoding NTP pyrophosphohydrolase, which produces MSEDAAVLVIVDGANVVGSVPDGWWRDRRGAAERLRDSLVPYAADGLPGVPGPVGIVLVVEGAARGVASVAGVEVAPAPGSGDDLIAELVAAAAPERECVVVTADRGLRQRVEAYGARCVGPRTVRP; this is translated from the coding sequence ATGAGTGAGGACGCGGCGGTACTGGTGATCGTGGACGGGGCCAATGTGGTCGGGTCCGTGCCCGACGGGTGGTGGCGGGACCGGCGCGGGGCGGCGGAGCGGCTGCGGGACTCGCTCGTCCCGTACGCGGCGGACGGGCTGCCGGGGGTGCCGGGTCCGGTCGGGATCGTGCTCGTCGTCGAGGGAGCCGCCCGGGGTGTCGCCTCCGTGGCCGGTGTCGAGGTCGCCCCGGCCCCCGGCAGCGGTGACGACCTGATCGCCGAGCTGGTGGCCGCCGCCGCGCCGGAGCGCGAGTGCGTCGTGGTCACCGCCGACCGGGGACTGCGGCAGCGGGTCGAGGCGTACGGGGCCCGGTGCGTGGGGCCCCGTACCGTACGGCCCTAG
- a CDS encoding transcriptional regulator — MSNDVMSPGPRASRRAAKPRKRRGLKITLIVLLVLLLAAGGTAYWLYSRLDGNITGVDINKALGEDRPEKLPTSGQNLLVLGSDSRAGAENEELGGGGKVGGARSDTALVVHIPEGRSKAVAVSIPRDTLVTRPECATGGGADLPAKERVMFNSVYAQAGPACVVKTVEKMSGVRIDHYLEIDFAGFKDLVDAIGGVTVDVPQDINDKASGLNLTAGPQKLDGTESLAYVRTRHGIGDGSDLGRIGLQQQFLIALLSEVKSQDLLGSPASSYKIANSATKALTTDSGLASLTSLAEFARSMNGVDPASMETIMLPVAYDRIDPNRVVAAEPQAGQLWKAIREDTTIPEEAKKSPATGG; from the coding sequence TTCTCCTGGTCCTGCTGCTGGCCGCGGGCGGCACCGCCTACTGGCTCTACAGCAGGCTCGACGGCAACATCACAGGCGTCGATATCAACAAGGCGCTCGGCGAGGACCGCCCCGAGAAGCTCCCCACCAGCGGGCAGAACCTGCTGGTCCTGGGCTCGGACTCGCGGGCCGGGGCGGAGAACGAGGAGCTGGGCGGCGGCGGGAAGGTCGGCGGTGCCCGCTCCGACACCGCGCTGGTGGTGCACATACCCGAGGGCCGGTCGAAGGCCGTCGCCGTCTCCATACCGCGCGACACGCTGGTGACCCGGCCCGAGTGCGCCACGGGCGGCGGGGCGGACCTGCCCGCCAAGGAGCGCGTCATGTTCAACTCCGTCTACGCGCAGGCGGGTCCGGCCTGTGTGGTGAAGACGGTGGAGAAGATGTCCGGCGTCCGCATCGACCACTACCTGGAGATCGACTTCGCCGGGTTCAAGGACCTGGTCGACGCCATCGGCGGGGTCACCGTCGACGTACCGCAGGACATCAACGACAAGGCGTCCGGGCTGAACCTCACCGCCGGGCCGCAGAAACTGGACGGCACCGAGTCCCTCGCCTACGTACGGACCCGGCACGGCATCGGCGACGGCAGCGACCTCGGCCGCATCGGGCTCCAGCAGCAGTTCCTGATCGCCCTGCTGAGCGAGGTCAAGTCGCAGGACCTGCTGGGCAGTCCGGCGAGCTCGTACAAGATCGCCAACTCGGCCACCAAGGCACTCACCACCGACTCGGGGCTCGCCTCGCTCACCTCGCTGGCGGAGTTCGCCCGCTCGATGAACGGCGTCGACCCGGCCTCCATGGAGACCATCATGCTGCCGGTGGCGTACGACAGGATCGACCCGAACCGCGTGGTCGCCGCCGAGCCGCAGGCCGGTCAGCTGTGGAAGGCGATCCGCGAGGACACCACGATCCCCGAGGAAGCGAAGAAGTCCCCCGCCACCGGCGGCTGA
- a CDS encoding amino acid permease, producing MFRTKSVEQSILDTEEPEHALKKSLSALDLTVFGVGVIIGTGIFVLTGKVAKETAGPATAIAFVVAGVVCALAALCYAEFASTVPVAGSAYTFSYASLGELVAWIIGWDLVLEFALGTAVVAVGWSGYVRSLMDNVNWTMPEVLSGPDAAEGFGFDLLAFILVLILTVILVVGMKLSARVTAVVVAIKLGVVLIVIIAGLFFIKADNYKPFIPPAEQQATGSGWDAPMVQLIFGYEPTNFGIMGIFTAASIVFFAFIGFDVVATAAEETKLPQRDMPRGILGSLIICTVLYVAVSIVVTGMQHYSELSVSAPLADAFKAVGHPVYAGVISFGAAVGLTTVCMILLLGQTRVFFAMSRDGLLPRFFSRTHPRFKTPYRPTILLGVVIAIIAGFTSIDELATLVNIGTLFAFVVVALGVLVLRRTRPDLPRAFRTPWVPLLPIASVAASVWLMLNLPAETWARFAGWMALGVLVYFLYGRSHSRLGREGR from the coding sequence ATGTTCCGCACGAAATCGGTCGAACAGTCGATCCTTGACACCGAGGAGCCCGAGCACGCGCTCAAGAAGTCCCTCTCCGCCCTGGACCTCACGGTCTTCGGTGTGGGGGTCATCATCGGCACGGGCATCTTCGTCCTGACGGGCAAGGTCGCCAAGGAGACGGCGGGCCCGGCGACCGCCATCGCGTTTGTGGTCGCGGGTGTCGTCTGCGCGCTGGCCGCGCTCTGTTACGCCGAATTCGCCTCCACCGTCCCGGTGGCGGGCTCCGCGTACACCTTCTCGTACGCGTCCCTGGGCGAGCTGGTGGCCTGGATCATCGGCTGGGACCTGGTGCTGGAGTTCGCGCTCGGCACGGCGGTGGTCGCGGTCGGCTGGTCCGGCTACGTCCGCTCACTGATGGACAACGTCAACTGGACGATGCCCGAAGTGCTCTCCGGCCCCGATGCGGCGGAAGGGTTCGGCTTCGACCTGCTGGCCTTCATCCTGGTGCTGATCCTGACGGTCATCCTGGTCGTCGGCATGAAGCTCTCCGCCCGGGTCACCGCGGTCGTGGTGGCGATCAAGCTGGGTGTCGTCCTCATCGTCATCATCGCGGGCCTCTTCTTCATCAAGGCCGACAACTACAAGCCCTTCATCCCCCCGGCCGAGCAGCAGGCCACCGGCTCCGGCTGGGACGCCCCGATGGTCCAGCTGATCTTCGGCTACGAGCCCACCAACTTCGGCATCATGGGTATCTTCACGGCCGCCTCCATCGTCTTCTTCGCCTTCATCGGCTTCGACGTGGTGGCCACGGCGGCCGAGGAGACCAAGCTGCCGCAGCGCGACATGCCGCGCGGCATCCTCGGCTCGCTCATCATCTGCACGGTGCTCTACGTGGCGGTCTCGATCGTGGTCACCGGCATGCAGCACTACAGCGAACTCTCCGTCAGCGCCCCGCTCGCCGACGCCTTCAAGGCCGTCGGGCACCCGGTCTACGCGGGTGTGATCAGCTTCGGCGCCGCCGTCGGCCTCACCACCGTCTGCATGATCCTGCTGCTCGGCCAGACCCGTGTCTTCTTCGCGATGAGCCGTGACGGACTGCTCCCGCGCTTCTTCTCCCGGACGCACCCGCGCTTCAAGACCCCGTACCGCCCGACGATCCTGCTCGGTGTGGTGATCGCGATCATCGCCGGGTTCACGAGCATCGACGAGCTGGCCACCCTGGTGAACATCGGCACGCTCTTCGCCTTCGTCGTCGTCGCCCTCGGCGTCCTGGTCCTGCGCCGCACCCGCCCCGACCTGCCCCGCGCCTTCCGCACCCCGTGGGTGCCGCTCCTGCCGATCGCCTCGGTGGCGGCCTCGGTCTGGCTGATGCTCAACCTGCCTGCGGAGACCTGGGCGCGGTTCGCGGGCTGGATGGCGCTCGGCGTGCTGGTCTACTTCCTGTACGGGCGCTCCCACAGCCGACTGGGCAGGGAAGGCCGCTAG